The following coding sequences are from one Sphingomonadaceae bacterium OTU29LAMAA1 window:
- a CDS encoding alpha/beta fold hydrolase: MLRSETAAHPERLAAAMAGLAAYQQAPRPAPPPPMPALAISGRATLRYYGGRGRLVVFVPSLINPPAILDLGGTSLVRWMARQGFRVALVDWGAPTTADRDVDMTAHIEALLIPLIEQLDEPPVLVGYCLGGTMALAAACATPVAGLAMVAAPWQFAGYGTNAAAMIDMWSAASPTCEALGVMPMEVLQAGFWRLDPARTVAKYETFGRLDPDSDAARSFVRLEDWANAGEPLPLATARDLFERFIATDLPGTGGWSIRGAAVAPDRLGCPAMEFVSATDRIVPAATAAGLSDRRDLALGHVGMIVGGRARSMVWEPLAHWIAGLPPGTRRTEE; this comes from the coding sequence ATGCTGCGCAGCGAAACTGCAGCACATCCGGAACGGCTCGCCGCGGCGATGGCCGGCCTCGCCGCCTATCAGCAGGCGCCCCGTCCCGCCCCGCCGCCACCGATGCCGGCGTTGGCGATCAGCGGGCGCGCGACGCTGCGCTACTACGGCGGGCGCGGGCGGCTGGTGGTGTTCGTCCCCTCGCTGATCAATCCGCCCGCCATCCTCGACCTCGGTGGGACGTCGCTGGTCCGATGGATGGCGCGGCAGGGTTTCCGGGTCGCGCTGGTCGATTGGGGCGCGCCGACGACGGCGGATCGCGATGTCGACATGACCGCGCATATCGAGGCGCTGCTGATCCCGCTGATCGAGCAGCTCGACGAGCCGCCGGTGCTGGTCGGCTACTGCCTCGGCGGCACGATGGCGCTGGCTGCAGCCTGCGCGACGCCGGTCGCCGGTCTCGCGATGGTCGCCGCGCCGTGGCAGTTCGCGGGATATGGCACCAATGCGGCGGCGATGATCGACATGTGGTCCGCCGCCAGTCCGACGTGCGAGGCGCTGGGCGTCATGCCGATGGAGGTGTTGCAGGCCGGGTTCTGGCGGCTCGATCCCGCACGGACGGTCGCCAAGTACGAAACGTTCGGGCGGCTCGATCCGGACAGCGATGCGGCGCGATCGTTCGTGCGACTGGAGGATTGGGCGAATGCCGGCGAGCCGCTGCCGCTCGCCACCGCACGCGACCTGTTCGAACGCTTCATCGCAACGGATCTGCCGGGCACCGGCGGTTGGTCGATCCGCGGTGCGGCGGTAGCGCCCGACCGGCTCGGCTGCCCTGCCATGGAGTTCGTCTCTGCCACTGACCGCATCGTCCCCGCCGCCACCGCAGCGGGACTGTCGGACCGCCGCGACCTCGCGCTCGGTCACGTCGGCATGATCGTCGGCGGCCGCGCACGATCGATGGTGTGGGAACCGCTCGCCCACTGGATTGCGGGCCTTCCGCCGGGTACACGGCGCACAGAGGAGTAG
- the phaR gene encoding polyhydroxyalkanoate synthesis repressor PhaR, with product MKKQARTDGVVIIKKYANRRLYNTETSSYITLDHLATMTREGRDFKVVDAKTDDDITHNVLTQIIMEEESRGQTMLPVSFLRQLISMYGDSMQSMVPGYLEASMDSFRRNQEQFKSAVEGAFAHSPFAEIAKRNLQMFEAAAQAFQPPAGGASPAPASPSAPVTPRSKDDEIAALKAEMARLQDKVEKLG from the coding sequence ATGAAGAAGCAAGCCAGGACTGATGGTGTCGTCATCATCAAGAAATACGCCAATCGCCGGCTCTATAACACCGAGACCTCGTCCTATATCACACTCGACCATCTGGCGACGATGACCCGCGAAGGCCGCGACTTCAAGGTCGTCGACGCCAAGACCGACGACGATATCACCCACAACGTCCTGACCCAGATCATCATGGAAGAGGAAAGCCGCGGCCAGACCATGCTGCCGGTCAGCTTCCTGCGTCAGCTGATCTCGATGTATGGCGATTCGATGCAGTCGATGGTGCCGGGCTATCTCGAGGCGTCGATGGACAGCTTCCGCCGCAATCAGGAACAATTCAAATCGGCGGTCGAGGGCGCGTTCGCCCACTCGCCCTTCGCCGAGATCGCCAAGCGCAACCTCCAGATGTTCGAAGCGGCGGCGCAGGCGTTCCAGCCGCCCGCAGGTGGTGCGTCGCCGGCGCCGGCCTCGCCTTCCGCTCCCGTTACCCCCAGGAGCAAGGACGACGAGATTGCCGCACTGAAGGCGGAAATGGCGCGGTTGCAGGACAAGGTCGAGAAGCTCGGCTGA
- a CDS encoding aspartyl protease family protein: MRCFLPFAALLIAAAPLPLRPDTADREGTVALAADTEARWVTFDLTPGNQMRFTLTLDGRPVTAILDTGVSYSVLARQSAAVDPARVVANGQATAIGGGGNGTVAIGWQPTRQLAIGGLTRTGGGVTVADLPALATGSARAVDMLVGRDVTGGQALDVDYANRRFRLLPSGRLPFVGALAPLSISANRRVYESAITIGGKRLSPMIVDTGDGSALTLSEASWRQLAAAVPTTTTISFGLAGETVSTLAILPSATLGQQAIHNVETRVEPRGGFSQAVGVAGRIGSGLLQGYRVLLDPTAGRMVLKPGPDADALPLRSTSGLLVGVQGDRLKVLHVMRGGPAAATNWRTGDLICRIDDQPVGKDYPSSPLAKWSIGAPGTVVRLGLCDGTVRSLTLAQFY, encoded by the coding sequence ATGCGTTGTTTCCTGCCGTTCGCCGCACTGCTGATTGCAGCGGCACCCCTGCCGCTTCGTCCTGATACCGCCGACCGCGAGGGAACGGTCGCGCTCGCCGCGGATACCGAAGCACGCTGGGTGACGTTCGACCTGACGCCCGGCAACCAGATGCGCTTTACGCTGACGCTCGACGGGCGGCCGGTCACCGCGATCCTAGACACCGGGGTGAGTTATTCGGTTCTCGCCCGCCAATCGGCGGCGGTCGATCCGGCGCGCGTCGTCGCCAACGGACAGGCGACCGCGATCGGCGGCGGCGGTAACGGCACCGTGGCGATCGGCTGGCAACCGACCCGGCAACTGGCGATCGGTGGACTGACCCGCACCGGCGGCGGCGTCACCGTCGCCGACCTGCCCGCGCTCGCCACCGGCAGCGCCCGCGCGGTCGATATGCTGGTCGGGCGCGACGTCACCGGCGGACAAGCCCTCGACGTAGATTATGCCAACCGCCGTTTCCGATTGCTGCCGTCCGGCCGACTGCCGTTCGTCGGCGCGCTGGCGCCGCTGTCGATCTCCGCCAACCGCCGCGTCTACGAAAGCGCTATAACCATCGGCGGCAAGCGTCTGTCGCCGATGATCGTCGACACCGGTGACGGGTCCGCGCTGACATTGTCTGAGGCAAGCTGGCGTCAACTCGCGGCCGCGGTGCCGACCACCACGACGATCTCGTTCGGGCTGGCCGGCGAAACGGTGAGCACGCTCGCCATCCTGCCGTCCGCGACGCTGGGCCAGCAGGCGATCCACAACGTCGAGACCCGTGTCGAGCCCCGCGGTGGCTTTTCGCAGGCGGTCGGCGTCGCCGGGCGGATCGGTTCGGGCCTGCTGCAAGGCTATCGCGTGTTGCTCGATCCCACGGCGGGGCGAATGGTGCTGAAGCCCGGCCCCGATGCCGATGCGCTGCCGTTGCGATCGACCAGCGGGTTGCTCGTCGGCGTGCAGGGTGACCGGCTGAAGGTGCTGCACGTCATGCGCGGCGGTCCCGCCGCGGCGACGAACTGGCGGACGGGAGACCTGATCTGCCGGATCGACGACCAGCCCGTCGGGAAGGACTATCCGTCGAGCCCGCTGGCAAAATGGTCGATCGGCGCGCCGGGCACGGTCGTGCGACTGGGCCTGTGCGACGGCACGGTGCGATCGCTGACGCTGGCGCAGTTCTACTGA
- a CDS encoding CpaF family protein yields the protein MSAFGRRSGMGGGQPARPAFGVARPMQGSGIARSDESAPGSQFPPIESMPLPGEDSLPGTMPAGTLDAMQRLTDRQNASGESGSSRGEGFEASIHKIKEQVLPRLLERVDPEAAATLGKDELAEEFRPIIGEVLAELKLTLNRREQFALEKVLVDELLGLGPLEELLADPAITDIMVNGPDQTYVERKGKLELAQIQFRDEEHLFQIAQRIVNSVGRRVDQTTPLADARLKDGSRVNVIVPPLSLKGTAISIRKFSAKPITLDMMAGFGSMSPKMATALKIAGASRFNVVISGGTGSGKTTMLNALSKMIDPGERVLTIEDAAELRLQQPHWLPLETRPANLEGQGEISIRDLVKNALRMRPDRIILGEIRGSECFDMLAAMNTGHDGSMCTLHANSPREALARMENMVMMSDIKVPKEAISRQIADSVELIIQVKRLRDGSRRVTNVTEVIGMEGPVIVTQELFKFEYLDESADGKIIGEYRSMGLRPYTLDKAKQFGFDSAYLEACL from the coding sequence ATGAGCGCGTTCGGGCGTCGCAGCGGAATGGGTGGCGGACAGCCGGCAAGACCGGCCTTCGGCGTGGCGCGCCCGATGCAGGGCAGCGGTATCGCGCGGTCCGACGAATCAGCCCCCGGTAGCCAGTTTCCGCCCATCGAGTCGATGCCGTTGCCGGGCGAGGACAGCCTGCCCGGTACGATGCCGGCGGGCACGCTCGACGCGATGCAGCGCCTGACCGACCGCCAGAACGCCAGTGGCGAGTCCGGCAGCAGCCGCGGCGAAGGGTTCGAGGCGTCGATCCACAAGATCAAGGAACAGGTGCTGCCGCGCCTGCTGGAGCGCGTCGATCCCGAAGCCGCCGCGACGCTGGGCAAGGACGAGCTGGCCGAGGAATTCCGGCCGATCATCGGCGAGGTGCTCGCCGAGCTGAAGCTGACGCTCAACCGCCGCGAACAATTCGCGCTGGAAAAGGTGCTGGTCGACGAGCTGCTCGGGCTGGGGCCGTTGGAGGAATTGCTCGCCGATCCGGCGATCACCGACATCATGGTCAACGGGCCCGACCAGACCTACGTCGAGCGCAAGGGCAAGCTGGAGCTGGCGCAGATCCAGTTCCGCGACGAGGAGCATCTGTTCCAGATCGCGCAGCGCATCGTCAATTCGGTCGGCCGCCGCGTCGATCAGACGACGCCGCTCGCCGATGCCCGCCTGAAGGACGGGTCCCGCGTCAACGTGATCGTGCCACCGCTGAGCCTGAAGGGCACGGCGATCTCGATCCGTAAATTCTCCGCCAAGCCGATCACTCTCGACATGATGGCGGGCTTCGGCAGCATGTCGCCAAAGATGGCGACCGCACTGAAGATCGCAGGCGCGAGCCGGTTCAACGTCGTCATCAGCGGCGGTACTGGTTCGGGCAAGACGACGATGCTCAACGCGCTGTCGAAGATGATCGACCCGGGCGAGCGCGTGCTGACGATCGAGGACGCAGCCGAATTGCGGTTGCAGCAGCCGCACTGGCTGCCGCTGGAAACGCGTCCCGCCAATCTGGAGGGTCAGGGCGAGATCTCGATCCGCGACCTCGTCAAGAACGCGCTGCGTATGCGCCCGGATCGCATCATCCTGGGCGAAATCCGTGGCAGCGAATGTTTCGACATGCTCGCGGCGATGAACACCGGCCACGACGGTTCGATGTGTACGCTCCACGCCAACTCCCCGCGCGAGGCGCTGGCGCGTATGGAGAACATGGTGATGATGTCGGACATCAAGGTGCCGAAGGAGGCGATCAGCCGCCAGATCGCCGATTCGGTCGAGCTGATCATCCAGGTGAAACGCCTGCGCGACGGCTCACGCCGCGTCACCAACGTCACCGAGGTGATCGGCATGGAAGGCCCGGTGATCGTCACGCAGGAATTGTTCAAGTTTGAATATCTCGACGAGAGCGCGGACGGCAAGATCATCGGCGAATACCGTTCGATGGGCCTGCGCCCCTACACGCTGGACAAGGCGAAGCAGTTCGGGTTCGACAGCGCCTATCTGGAAGCGTGCCTGTAG
- a CDS encoding serine protease has translation MRWLLLFLVAIVGSIAGAAPASADDIGATARGVVRVVTIAVVDGQVVGFGHGSGVAIAPDRIVTNAHVMELAERYPDNVVVGVVPSEGDKSYQGRVIAYDAQRDLALIEFAGARLPVAALYTGPVGEGDAVVALGYPGNVDLATARSAADYIRPTSPVRSEGVFSGRRSLTGVEVLLHTANIARGNSGGPLLDRCGRVIGINSAITRGEEGDSSFGFAIADTEVFAFLREAKQPYATVGTPCTSIEERLRDDTEADARARADALTSAREAATRAAMGREEALADAREAAQTRRENVMAVAGLLLVLGALGVGGAGLLESRDRRRPAIWAAGVGGLAMIAAVAIFLLRPSGEADLPPPPAVTRQVVPNAPLGKLACVFQPDSSRVTVSAITDVALAWGRSGCVNGRTQYLPANDRWERVLVPDGEQTVSVLMFDPATRRYTNTRYMLGAQAMEQMRKLRGENDGARCSVDPAAIDRLAQRQSAVRAALPPLPNEKLVYSCTKAG, from the coding sequence ATGCGCTGGCTCTTGCTTTTCCTCGTCGCGATCGTCGGATCGATCGCCGGTGCCGCCCCGGCTTCGGCGGACGACATCGGCGCGACCGCCCGCGGTGTCGTTCGGGTCGTCACGATCGCGGTGGTCGATGGCCAGGTGGTGGGCTTCGGCCACGGCAGCGGTGTCGCGATCGCACCCGATCGCATCGTCACCAACGCGCACGTCATGGAGCTGGCCGAACGCTATCCCGACAACGTCGTCGTCGGCGTGGTCCCCTCCGAAGGCGACAAGAGCTATCAGGGACGCGTCATCGCCTATGACGCGCAACGCGACCTCGCGCTGATCGAATTCGCCGGCGCCCGTCTGCCAGTAGCGGCGCTGTACACCGGTCCGGTGGGGGAGGGCGATGCAGTGGTCGCGCTCGGCTATCCCGGCAACGTCGACCTCGCGACCGCGCGTTCCGCCGCCGATTACATCCGCCCGACCTCGCCGGTGCGCTCGGAAGGCGTATTCTCCGGCCGACGCAGCCTGACCGGAGTCGAGGTGCTGCTTCACACCGCCAATATCGCGCGTGGCAACTCGGGTGGGCCGTTGCTCGATCGCTGTGGTCGCGTGATCGGCATCAATTCCGCCATCACCCGCGGCGAGGAGGGTGACAGCTCGTTCGGCTTCGCCATCGCCGATACCGAAGTGTTCGCATTCCTGCGGGAAGCGAAGCAGCCCTATGCGACCGTCGGCACGCCCTGCACCTCGATCGAGGAACGGCTGCGCGACGACACCGAGGCGGACGCCCGTGCCCGCGCCGATGCGCTGACCAGCGCGCGCGAGGCTGCGACGCGTGCTGCGATGGGGCGGGAAGAGGCGCTTGCGGACGCGCGCGAGGCTGCGCAGACCCGGCGCGAGAATGTGATGGCCGTCGCCGGGCTGCTGCTGGTGCTCGGCGCCCTCGGCGTCGGCGGTGCGGGGCTGCTCGAATCGCGCGACAGGCGGCGTCCGGCGATCTGGGCCGCAGGCGTCGGCGGTCTCGCGATGATCGCCGCCGTCGCGATATTCCTGCTTCGTCCTTCGGGCGAGGCCGATCTGCCGCCGCCGCCCGCGGTCACGCGGCAGGTCGTGCCCAACGCCCCGCTCGGTAAGCTCGCCTGCGTCTTCCAGCCCGACAGCAGCCGTGTCACCGTATCCGCGATCACCGATGTCGCACTGGCCTGGGGGCGTAGCGGCTGCGTCAACGGGCGGACCCAGTATCTGCCCGCTAACGATCGCTGGGAACGGGTGCTGGTGCCGGATGGCGAACAGACGGTGTCGGTGCTGATGTTCGATCCCGCCACCCGTCGCTACACCAACACCCGCTATATGCTTGGCGCGCAGGCGATGGAGCAGATGCGCAAGCTGCGCGGTGAGAACGACGGCGCGCGGTGCAGCGTCGATCCCGCCGCGATCGACCGACTGGCCCAGCGCCAGTCGGCCGTCCGCGCCGCACTGCCGCCGCTACCCAATGAGAAGCTCGTCTATTCCTGCACGAAGGCGGGCTGA
- a CDS encoding DUF1570 domain-containing protein produces the protein MRWTTNGLALTTAATMLAMAQPARAEWIEATSKHFIVYANGDADDVREQAERLERFDSVVRYFNSIPAREGDGSNKLTVYVVANDVAVRRIFGDRSSRVAGFYKGRASGSVVYTPARAGGGSANSLQPQIVLFHEYTHHLMLGNTGAAAPGWLVEGYAEFLSTARFDKDVVWIGAPAQHRAYALLRQRERLSVEQMMGMPRSRMSPEQVSSLYARGWLLTHYLMIDNTRRDQLIAYLKAVNAGTPNVEAARAAFGDLRALDKALDAYLGRSKLPAYTIPIAQLPAPQVTLRPLRPGEKAMIDLRMQSDRGVNRTTAQPILAEALPIGERHATDPVVQGWLAEMALDAGRYDLAEAAADRALAIDPNASQALVYKAQVHLRRAREAKATDPAVWKEARSWLLKANKLDPNDAFALLLYYSSFGMAGAKATDNAKAALARAHELVPQDGGLSYAYATQSLYDGRLDDARTALRPLAYSAHSGADNRAARMLAQLDAGKNAATAAAVTGSEADGPVDGGPDGSSVGGGAAPATPQAGN, from the coding sequence ATGCGGTGGACAACGAACGGGCTGGCGCTGACGACGGCGGCGACCATGCTGGCGATGGCGCAACCTGCACGGGCCGAGTGGATCGAGGCGACGTCGAAGCATTTCATCGTCTACGCCAATGGCGATGCCGACGACGTCAGGGAGCAGGCCGAACGGCTCGAACGCTTCGACAGCGTGGTCCGCTATTTCAACTCGATTCCGGCGCGCGAAGGGGATGGGTCGAACAAGCTGACCGTCTACGTCGTTGCCAACGATGTCGCGGTGCGACGCATCTTTGGCGATCGCAGCAGTCGTGTCGCGGGTTTCTACAAGGGGCGCGCCAGCGGATCGGTGGTCTACACGCCGGCGCGTGCCGGCGGCGGCTCGGCCAACAGCCTCCAGCCGCAAATCGTGCTGTTCCACGAATATACGCACCACCTGATGCTGGGCAACACCGGGGCGGCGGCGCCCGGCTGGCTGGTCGAGGGCTATGCGGAATTTCTGTCGACCGCACGGTTCGACAAGGACGTGGTATGGATCGGCGCGCCTGCCCAGCACCGCGCCTATGCCCTGCTGCGGCAGCGCGAGCGGCTGTCGGTCGAACAGATGATGGGGATGCCCCGATCGAGGATGTCGCCGGAACAGGTGTCGTCGCTTTATGCGCGGGGCTGGCTGCTGACGCATTACCTGATGATCGACAACACGCGCCGTGACCAGCTGATCGCCTATCTGAAGGCGGTCAATGCCGGCACGCCGAACGTCGAGGCAGCCCGAGCGGCCTTCGGTGACCTGCGGGCGCTGGACAAGGCGCTCGACGCCTATCTCGGGCGATCGAAGCTGCCCGCCTATACCATTCCGATCGCCCAGCTGCCGGCACCGCAGGTGACTCTGCGGCCGCTCCGCCCGGGCGAGAAGGCGATGATCGACCTGCGCATGCAGTCCGACCGCGGAGTCAACCGCACGACCGCCCAGCCGATCCTGGCCGAGGCGCTGCCGATCGGCGAACGCCATGCCACCGATCCCGTGGTGCAGGGCTGGCTGGCCGAGATGGCGCTGGATGCCGGCCGCTACGACCTTGCCGAAGCTGCCGCCGACCGGGCGCTGGCGATCGATCCGAACGCGTCGCAGGCGCTGGTCTACAAGGCGCAGGTCCATCTGCGTCGCGCGAGGGAGGCGAAGGCGACCGATCCGGCCGTGTGGAAGGAAGCCCGCAGCTGGCTGCTGAAGGCCAACAAGCTCGATCCCAACGATGCCTTCGCGCTGCTGCTCTATTATTCCAGCTTCGGCATGGCGGGTGCGAAGGCGACGGACAACGCCAAGGCGGCGCTGGCGCGGGCACACGAACTGGTGCCGCAGGACGGCGGACTCAGCTATGCCTATGCGACCCAGTCCCTGTATGACGGACGGCTGGACGACGCGCGCACCGCGTTGCGCCCGCTGGCCTATTCGGCGCACAGCGGGGCGGACAATCGCGCCGCACGGATGCTGGCGCAACTCGACGCCGGAAAGAACGCCGCCACCGCCGCGGCCGTGACCGGCAGCGAGGCCGATGGTCCGGTGGACGGCGGTCCGGACGGGAGCAGTGTGGGTGGAGGCGCAGCCCCTGCTACGCCGCAGGCCGGCAACTAA
- a CDS encoding methylated-DNA--[protein]-cysteine S-methyltransferase, protein MTSIDQDAAWAAFTARDRGQDGAFVAAVRTTGIYCKPSCPARHPHRENVSFLPDGAAARAAGYRACLRCKPDAVARDSRAVAEAVALIAAAEEGIGLDALAARVGYAPHHFLRLFKRATGITPAAYGRGLRASRAAEALQRDGSVTGAIYEAGYGAASRFYADGARRMGMSPSVWARGGIGVTIRWTVAATSLGPLLVAATDTGLCRVAFDEDAAALTRRFPRATIVAGDPALAALAEEVVTLVETPGRDAALPLDVRGTAFQEAVWQALKTIPAGETRSYAELAALAGRPGAVRAAGTACGRNPLAVIVPCHRVTRSDGAPGGYAYGVDRKRALLDRERS, encoded by the coding sequence ATGACCAGCATCGATCAGGACGCAGCCTGGGCCGCATTTACCGCGCGCGACCGGGGACAGGACGGAGCCTTCGTCGCTGCGGTGCGGACGACCGGCATCTATTGCAAGCCGAGCTGCCCCGCCCGCCATCCCCATCGCGAGAACGTCAGCTTCCTGCCCGACGGAGCCGCGGCGCGGGCGGCGGGGTATCGCGCCTGCCTGCGCTGCAAGCCGGACGCGGTCGCCCGCGACAGCCGCGCCGTCGCCGAAGCGGTGGCGCTGATCGCCGCAGCGGAGGAGGGCATCGGACTGGACGCGCTGGCAGCACGGGTCGGCTACGCGCCGCACCACTTCCTGCGGCTGTTCAAGCGGGCGACCGGAATAACCCCTGCCGCTTATGGGCGGGGCCTGCGGGCGAGCCGCGCAGCCGAGGCGTTGCAACGCGACGGCAGCGTTACCGGTGCGATCTACGAAGCCGGCTATGGCGCGGCGAGCCGCTTCTACGCGGACGGCGCACGCCGGATGGGGATGAGCCCCAGCGTATGGGCGCGGGGCGGCATTGGGGTGACGATCCGATGGACGGTCGCGGCGACCAGCCTCGGCCCGCTACTGGTGGCCGCCACCGATACGGGATTGTGCCGCGTGGCGTTCGACGAGGATGCCGCAGCGCTGACACGCCGCTTCCCCCGCGCGACGATCGTGGCGGGCGACCCGGCGCTGGCGGCGCTGGCTGAGGAGGTCGTGACGCTGGTCGAGACGCCCGGCCGCGACGCGGCGCTGCCCCTGGACGTTCGTGGCACTGCTTTTCAGGAGGCGGTGTGGCAGGCGTTGAAGACGATCCCCGCCGGCGAAACGCGCAGTTATGCCGAACTCGCCGCGCTCGCGGGGCGGCCGGGTGCGGTGCGCGCGGCAGGGACGGCGTGTGGCCGCAACCCGCTGGCCGTGATCGTCCCCTGCCACCGCGTCACCCGTAGCGATGGCGCCCCCGGCGGCTACGCCTATGGCGTCGATCGCAAGCGGGCGCTGCTGGATCGGGAACGGAGTTAG
- a CDS encoding F0F1 ATP synthase subunit delta, with product METSGGIQASLGGRYAIALFELARDSKTIDTVEASLAAVRDALAQSDDFRALTTSPLVARGAAVKAILGVADSIGIDATTKNFLGVLAENRRLGQLPAIIRAFRTLAARHRGEATAEVTSAHPLTDEQVGELKQQLRARMGREVSVDLSVDPELLGGLVVRIGSQMIDSSIRTRLNTLAHAMKG from the coding sequence GTGGAGACATCCGGCGGTATTCAGGCAAGCTTAGGCGGACGCTATGCGATCGCGCTGTTCGAGCTCGCACGCGATTCGAAGACCATCGATACCGTCGAGGCGAGCCTCGCCGCCGTCCGCGACGCGCTGGCACAGAGCGATGACTTCCGTGCGCTGACCACCAGCCCGCTGGTCGCCCGCGGCGCTGCGGTGAAGGCGATCCTCGGCGTCGCCGATAGCATCGGCATCGATGCGACCACCAAGAACTTCCTCGGCGTCCTCGCCGAAAACCGCCGCCTCGGCCAGCTGCCCGCGATCATCCGCGCCTTCCGCACGCTCGCCGCCCGCCACCGCGGCGAGGCGACCGCAGAGGTCACCAGCGCGCACCCGCTCACCGACGAACAGGTCGGCGAGCTGAAGCAGCAGCTGCGCGCACGCATGGGCCGCGAAGTTTCCGTCGACCTGTCGGTCGATCCCGAACTGCTCGGCGGCCTCGTCGTCCGTATCGGTTCACAGATGATCGATTCGTCGATCCGCACCCGTCTCAATACTCTCGCGCACGCGATGAAGGGCTAA
- the atpA gene encoding F0F1 ATP synthase subunit alpha, which produces MDIRAAEISKVIKDQISNFGTEAQVTETGQVLSVGDGIARIYGLDNVQAGEMVEFANGVQGMALNLEADNVGVVIFGSDAEIREGDIVKRTGTIVDVPVGKGLLGRVVDGLGNPIDGKGPIVAEKRSRVEVKAPGIIPRQSVSEPMQSGLKAIDALVPVGRGQRELIIGDRQTGKSAVAIDTFINQKTVNQGSDESKKLYCVYVAVGQKRSTVAQLVKTLEENGAMDYSIVVAATASEPAPLQFLAPYTGTAMGEYFRDNGMHALIVFDDLSKQAVAYRQMSLLLRRPPGREAYPGDVFYLHSRLLERAAKMSDANGGGSLTALPIIETQAGDVSAYIPTNVISITDGQIFLETDLFFAGIRPAINVGLSVSRVGSAAQTKAMKKVSGSIKLELAQYREMAAFAQFGSDLDASTQRLLNRGARLTELLKQSQFNPMPFEEQTASIFAGTNGYLDKVAVGDVVRYEAAMLQDLRANHADVLTKIRETRDLGDEAKSGLKAALDQFAKTFA; this is translated from the coding sequence ATGGATATCCGCGCCGCAGAAATCTCGAAGGTCATCAAGGACCAGATCAGCAACTTCGGCACCGAGGCCCAGGTCACCGAGACCGGCCAGGTGCTCAGCGTCGGCGACGGCATCGCCCGCATCTACGGCCTCGACAACGTCCAGGCCGGCGAGATGGTCGAATTCGCCAACGGCGTGCAGGGCATGGCGCTCAACCTCGAAGCCGATAACGTCGGTGTCGTGATCTTCGGCTCGGACGCCGAGATCCGCGAGGGCGACATCGTCAAGCGCACCGGCACGATCGTCGACGTTCCCGTCGGCAAGGGCCTGCTCGGCCGCGTCGTCGATGGCCTCGGCAATCCGATCGACGGCAAGGGTCCGATCGTCGCCGAAAAGCGTAGCCGCGTCGAGGTGAAGGCGCCGGGCATCATCCCGCGCCAGTCGGTCAGCGAGCCGATGCAGTCGGGCCTGAAGGCGATCGACGCGCTCGTGCCGGTCGGCCGCGGCCAGCGTGAGCTGATCATCGGCGATCGCCAGACCGGCAAGTCCGCCGTCGCGATCGACACCTTCATCAATCAGAAGACGGTCAACCAGGGCTCGGACGAATCCAAGAAGCTGTACTGCGTCTATGTCGCGGTCGGCCAGAAGCGCTCGACCGTCGCCCAGCTCGTCAAGACGCTCGAAGAGAATGGCGCGATGGACTATTCCATCGTCGTCGCTGCGACCGCGTCGGAGCCCGCGCCGCTCCAGTTCCTCGCGCCCTACACCGGCACCGCGATGGGCGAGTATTTCCGTGACAACGGCATGCACGCGCTGATCGTGTTCGACGATCTGTCGAAGCAGGCGGTCGCCTATCGTCAGATGTCGCTGCTGCTGCGCCGTCCGCCGGGCCGCGAAGCCTATCCGGGCGACGTGTTCTACCTGCACAGCCGCCTGCTGGAGCGCGCCGCCAAGATGTCTGACGCCAACGGCGGCGGCAGCCTCACCGCGCTGCCGATCATCGAGACGCAGGCCGGCGACGTGTCGGCCTATATCCCGACCAACGTGATCTCGATCACCGACGGCCAGATCTTCCTTGAAACCGACCTGTTCTTCGCGGGTATCCGCCCGGCGATCAACGTCGGCCTGTCGGTCAGCCGCGTCGGCTCGGCTGCACAGACCAAGGCGATGAAGAAGGTGTCCGGTTCGATCAAGCTGGAGCTGGCGCAGTATCGCGAGATGGCGGCGTTCGCGCAGTTCGGCTCGGACCTCGACGCCTCGACCCAGCGCCTGCTCAACCGCGGCGCGCGCCTGACCGAGCTGCTCAAGCAGTCGCAGTTCAACCCGATGCCCTTCGAGGAGCAGACCGCGTCGATCTTCGCCGGCACCAACGGCTATCTCGACAAGGTCGCGGTGGGCGACGTCGTCCGCTACGAAGCGGCGATGTTGCAGGACCTGCGCGCCAACCACGCCGACGTCCTCACCAAGATTCGCGAAACCCGCGATCTCGGCGACGAGGCCAAGTCGGGGCTGAAGGCCGCACTTGACCAGTTCGCGAAGACCTTCGCGTAA